One segment of Parvularcula sp. IMCC14364 DNA contains the following:
- a CDS encoding TCR/Tet family MFS transporter, whose protein sequence is MKLPQPKLTKHALGFLFLVILLDVIGLGIIIPVLPQLLIELTGRAENEVALLGGYLLFAYAGAQFVMSPILGGISDRYGRRPVILFSLLGYAVDFTLMALAPTYAWLFLGRVMSGAFAATYATSYAFIADVSPPEKRAGNFGLLGAAFGIGFILGPLLGGVLGEIDTRLPFFAAAAIAFANFVYGIFVLPESLAPEKRRKFELKRANPLGSLLQLRTYPIVLGVLLSYFLMQVAHNSLPAIWSYFSTVKFGWSPKDIGFSLVYVGITAAFVQGYLTRKLIPVIGERTAVHIGLIAMTISFMGYAFLTPTGGWVYVWITIGAAGGFMMPGMQGLMSRTTPENAQGELQGAIASVMSITMLVSPLSMTWIFDRYTADDAPVYFPGAPFLISGLILLSALVPFWLTLSKAELRNRKTQAAAADSAAVASLDADGPSAEPRE, encoded by the coding sequence ATGAAGTTGCCACAGCCGAAACTGACGAAGCACGCGCTTGGCTTCCTGTTCCTCGTCATCCTGCTTGATGTCATTGGTCTTGGCATCATCATCCCGGTATTGCCACAACTGTTGATCGAACTGACAGGACGTGCAGAGAATGAGGTTGCCCTGCTCGGCGGCTATCTTCTGTTTGCCTATGCCGGTGCGCAATTCGTCATGTCCCCCATTCTGGGTGGCATCAGTGATCGCTATGGTCGCCGGCCAGTCATCCTTTTTTCCCTGCTCGGCTATGCCGTTGATTTCACCCTGATGGCCCTTGCGCCAACTTATGCCTGGTTGTTCCTTGGCAGGGTTATGTCCGGTGCCTTTGCTGCGACCTACGCTACCTCCTACGCATTTATCGCCGATGTCAGCCCGCCGGAAAAACGCGCCGGGAATTTCGGGTTGCTGGGTGCGGCCTTCGGCATAGGGTTCATTCTCGGCCCGTTGCTCGGCGGGGTTCTTGGAGAAATAGATACACGCTTGCCGTTCTTTGCTGCCGCCGCGATTGCCTTCGCCAATTTTGTGTACGGTATATTTGTCCTGCCTGAGTCGCTGGCGCCGGAAAAACGCCGCAAGTTTGAGCTGAAACGCGCGAATCCTCTTGGCAGTCTGCTTCAGCTGCGTACATATCCGATCGTTCTGGGCGTTCTGCTGAGCTACTTTCTTATGCAGGTCGCGCATAACTCCCTGCCCGCCATCTGGTCCTATTTCTCTACCGTCAAGTTTGGCTGGAGCCCGAAAGATATCGGCTTTTCACTTGTCTATGTGGGCATCACCGCAGCCTTTGTTCAGGGCTATCTGACGCGCAAGCTCATCCCCGTCATCGGCGAGAGAACGGCTGTGCATATCGGTCTTATCGCCATGACCATTTCGTTCATGGGGTATGCCTTTCTCACCCCCACAGGTGGCTGGGTTTATGTCTGGATCACGATCGGTGCTGCCGGCGGTTTCATGATGCCCGGTATGCAAGGATTGATGTCCCGCACCACACCGGAAAATGCGCAAGGCGAGTTACAGGGGGCAATCGCAAGCGTGATGAGCATCACGATGCTTGTCAGCCCCCTTTCCATGACCTGGATTTTTGATCGCTACACCGCAGATGATGCACCCGTTTACTTCCCCGGAGCGCCCTTCCTTATCTCCGGCCTCATTCTCCTGAGCGCGCTTGTACCGTTCTGGCTGACATTGAGCAAAGCGGAACTGCGTAACAGGAAAACGCAAGCCGCAGCCGCTGACAGCGCAGCTGTGGCAAGTCTGGATGCTGACGGTCCATCTGCCGAACCCAGAGAATAG
- a CDS encoding succinate dehydrogenase assembly factor 2, whose amino-acid sequence MTDPRRKKLLYRAMHRGFKEADIVLGTFAQQNLATMSSDELDQFEQLLEVPDRELYSWIIGEKANPANHDCKILDDLKRFPLSEHVMGTAG is encoded by the coding sequence ATGACCGATCCGCGCCGCAAAAAACTACTCTACCGTGCCATGCACCGGGGCTTCAAGGAAGCTGACATTGTGCTGGGCACATTTGCACAACAGAACCTTGCTACGATGTCGAGCGATGAACTGGACCAGTTCGAACAATTACTGGAGGTGCCTGATCGTGAATTATATTCATGGATTATCGGCGAAAAAGCCAACCCGGCAAACCATGACTGCAAGATACTGGATGACCTGAAGCGTTTTCCTCTCTCAGAACACGTTATGGGCACAGCGGGGTAA
- a CDS encoding superoxide dismutase [Ni], which translates to MRITLLALLGILAVPFFTSPALAHCQIPCGIYDDKRQFDELDEHIRTVEKSMMEIDRLSAASPADYHMVARWTANKEEHAQEIQDIAHAYFLTQRVKVPATQAGAEWSDYVEHTTLLHQILVAAMKCKQTTDLQHVEKLRDLVASYKAHYFKDHSHD; encoded by the coding sequence ATGCGCATTACACTTTTGGCCCTGCTTGGCATATTGGCCGTGCCGTTTTTTACGTCACCCGCTCTGGCGCACTGCCAGATACCATGCGGTATCTATGACGATAAAAGACAGTTCGATGAACTGGACGAACATATTCGCACGGTTGAAAAATCCATGATGGAGATTGACCGGCTCAGCGCGGCATCACCTGCCGACTACCACATGGTTGCCCGGTGGACTGCCAATAAAGAAGAACATGCGCAGGAGATACAGGATATTGCACACGCCTATTTTCTGACGCAACGTGTCAAGGTGCCCGCGACCCAGGCAGGTGCAGAATGGTCGGATTACGTAGAGCATACGACATTGCTGCATCAGATTCTCGTGGCAGCCATGAAATGCAAGCAGACAACAGACCTTCAGCATGTTGAAAAATTGCGGGACTTGGTTGCGTCTTACAAGGCGCATTATTTCAAGGATCATAGCCACGACTGA
- a CDS encoding D-alanyl-D-alanine carboxypeptidase family protein: MIKPPKLLSFIFVAAVLAYVTAFWVMVTVDPDSAQSRFDILVSENAYGRSIGHGEQLIALRLEQGAAADDLAEVKLSLAEAHRLKGKPDRAVELYRDVLASRLATRLSLEERRSIKKHVADLELNLGQPVEAAGIYAEFLDIAGDEAARRTPRFPGSMEASYVLLVQGAMDSFAEALPPLHETDITEGTEADKLQAATNLAKLGGYYAAQDGGNYAAAGLLSAAYRTRITLLGPAHKDTLHTALLLGPIYQDIQRHNEAEELYLSAFHAQERARGSNNPDLSLYIRLLADVYKKQGRFTEAEALNTHIQRLFKDAFGARRYVTNKLRDRRMDINRPVSAAFPLSTDYQPDDLVKAVGFDVPLSKNADLAEMSVRLAPELDEDGEIGLPAALSALMTACQTSDDETLSLRSGYRSFATQKDLYGRIGHLGTVTKPGMSEHQLGLAVDIDVNRRLMRQTDRAYQCFEENAWRHGFILSYPPGNKYLPGDDTYEPWHWRYVGKRTALLYREAGPINKPQEFLAALPCYEERAMAGIWSIAEEQDVCLEGINVNVSAAAESDSSKTGDNIYYDNNSVVPSD, encoded by the coding sequence ATGATCAAACCGCCCAAATTACTGTCCTTTATTTTCGTGGCTGCCGTGCTGGCCTACGTTACCGCCTTCTGGGTGATGGTGACGGTGGACCCGGACTCTGCGCAAAGCAGATTTGATATCCTTGTCAGCGAGAATGCCTATGGCAGGTCCATTGGCCATGGCGAACAGCTGATTGCCTTGCGCCTTGAGCAAGGAGCTGCAGCCGATGATCTGGCCGAGGTGAAACTGAGCCTTGCCGAAGCCCATCGCCTGAAAGGCAAGCCTGACCGTGCGGTAGAATTATACCGTGATGTTCTTGCATCCAGACTGGCCACGAGACTCAGCCTTGAGGAGCGGCGCTCTATCAAGAAGCATGTTGCTGACCTTGAACTCAACCTCGGTCAACCGGTGGAAGCAGCGGGTATCTACGCAGAGTTTCTTGACATCGCAGGCGATGAAGCAGCTCGGCGCACACCGCGTTTTCCCGGCTCGATGGAGGCTTCCTATGTCCTGCTTGTGCAAGGCGCCATGGACAGCTTTGCGGAAGCCCTGCCCCCTCTGCACGAAACTGATATTACCGAGGGCACGGAAGCAGATAAGCTGCAGGCCGCAACAAACCTTGCCAAACTGGGTGGCTATTACGCAGCGCAGGATGGTGGCAACTATGCCGCAGCAGGGTTGCTTTCGGCTGCCTACAGAACCCGCATCACCCTGCTCGGCCCGGCCCATAAAGACACGTTGCACACTGCCCTGTTGTTGGGGCCAATCTATCAGGACATCCAACGCCACAACGAAGCGGAAGAATTATACCTTTCTGCCTTTCACGCGCAGGAACGCGCACGTGGCTCGAATAATCCTGACCTGAGCCTGTATATCCGTCTGCTGGCTGATGTTTACAAGAAACAGGGCCGGTTCACGGAAGCCGAAGCCTTGAATACGCATATCCAGCGTCTGTTCAAGGACGCTTTTGGCGCAAGAAGATATGTCACTAACAAGTTGCGCGATCGCCGGATGGACATAAACCGCCCTGTGTCGGCCGCTTTTCCCCTTTCGACAGACTACCAGCCTGACGATCTTGTCAAAGCTGTCGGCTTCGATGTACCTTTGAGCAAGAATGCCGACCTGGCAGAAATGTCTGTGAGACTGGCACCTGAACTTGATGAAGACGGCGAAATTGGTCTTCCCGCTGCCCTTTCTGCCCTGATGACAGCCTGCCAGACATCGGACGATGAAACCTTGTCGCTGCGCTCGGGCTATCGATCTTTTGCCACCCAGAAAGATCTTTACGGGCGCATTGGCCATCTGGGCACTGTCACAAAGCCCGGCATGTCAGAACACCAACTTGGGTTGGCGGTGGACATAGATGTTAACCGACGCCTCATGCGTCAGACCGATCGCGCCTATCAGTGCTTTGAGGAAAATGCCTGGCGGCACGGTTTCATCCTGTCCTACCCGCCCGGCAACAAATACCTGCCGGGAGACGATACATATGAACCGTGGCACTGGCGTTATGTCGGCAAGCGCACGGCACTTCTCTATCGTGAGGCAGGTCCGATCAACAAACCGCAGGAATTCCTGGCTGCTCTGCCTTGCTATGAAGAGCGCGCCATGGCCGGCATCTGGTCCATCGCCGAGGAACAGGACGTCTGTCTTGAGGGCATAAACGTTAACGTCTCCGCTGCTGCCGAATCCGATAGCAGCAAAACGGGAGATAACATTTACTACGATAATAATTCTGTTGTCCCGTCTGACTAG
- the mfd gene encoding transcription-repair coupling factor, whose product MTEISLTSRISSKQAWLDDGSLTVYGAPEGADALAIVEAARARQNLVVHIARDAARAAATASAISVFASDIPVMTFPAWDCLPYDRVSPSSDVSAQRMAVLSALLTRKTEAPMIVVTSVNAVTMSTPPAEIITKAAFSARPGGSVDGDDLVTHLLANGYARTSTVREPGEFAVRGGLVDIFPPGTAEPLRLDFFGDTLESIRAFDAETQRTTAQRQAINLTAASEILLTDDSIRQFRQKFRMSFGVVTDNPLYEAVAAGRKHAGMEHWLSFFYETPGSFFDFAPDGLFFLDHLAAEAADERYAQVTDYHAARLEDSADKKSSFTTEPYYPVAPETMYLSRSRLEEKLSAHPFRQLTPFAPPEQTRAFDFGARQGRSFAAERSAGNVNVFDALNQHIKMLQGAGKKVIVAGWSEGSADRMGTVMRDHAVSVTSNVMNWRQAQEQATDTAVLVALGVEHGFETEKLAVIAEQDILGDRLVRRRTKKRADNFLTEAASLSIGDLVVHVDHGIARYEGLHTVDVGGAPHDCLNLVYAGGDKLYLPVENIELLSRFGSDDPNAQLDRLGGAGWQNRKARLKDRIKMMAAELIKIAAKRETKKAESLDPPAGAYDEFCARFPYAETEDQENAIQDVLDDLAMGRPMDRLICGDVGFGKTEVALRAAFITAMNGQQVAIIAPTTLLVRQHFRNFMERFAGFPLQVKQLSRMVSTKEAGETRKGITDGTVDIVIGTHALLSKNTKFDSLGLVIVDEEQHFGVKHKERLKEFRADTHVLTLTATPIPRTLQLSMSGIRDLSLIATPPVDRLAVRTSIGPFDSVVARETLLREHYRGGQSFFVAPRIADLNFIAEFLTEQVPEVKFKVAHGQMAASELEDIMNAFYDGKFDVLVATTIIESGIDVPSANTLIVHRADMFGLAQLYQIRGRVGRSKARAYAYLTTSARKKMTAGAERRLKVLQSLDTLGAGFTLASHDLDIRGAGNLLGEEQSGNIKEVGVELYQHMLEEAVASFREGGALEETWSPQINIGAAVLIPDTYIEDLDLRMSLYRRLSNLTEQDELDAFGAELIDRFGALPAEVEHLLEIVAIKSLCRQAGVAKIDAGPKGAVVSFRNNEFANPAGLVEFIAASPYDVKLRPDQTLVFKQAWPGEKQRLKGCRKILMLLLDIARND is encoded by the coding sequence ATGACAGAAATCTCGCTGACATCGCGAATATCCTCAAAACAGGCCTGGCTGGATGATGGCAGTCTGACTGTCTATGGCGCGCCGGAAGGCGCTGATGCGCTGGCCATTGTGGAAGCTGCGCGCGCGCGTCAGAACCTCGTAGTGCATATTGCGCGTGACGCCGCGCGGGCGGCAGCAACAGCTTCAGCAATTTCCGTTTTTGCCAGCGATATACCGGTGATGACTTTTCCGGCCTGGGACTGCCTGCCGTATGATCGCGTGTCCCCATCCAGTGATGTCTCAGCGCAGCGCATGGCTGTTCTCTCGGCGCTGCTGACGCGCAAGACAGAAGCACCAATGATTGTTGTCACATCTGTCAACGCCGTCACGATGAGCACACCACCGGCGGAGATCATCACCAAGGCCGCATTCTCTGCCCGGCCAGGTGGTAGCGTTGATGGGGATGATCTTGTGACGCATTTGCTGGCGAACGGCTATGCCCGTACAAGCACGGTGCGTGAGCCGGGTGAATTTGCCGTGCGTGGCGGGCTGGTTGATATATTTCCGCCAGGAACAGCTGAGCCGCTGCGCCTCGACTTTTTCGGGGATACACTGGAAAGCATCAGGGCGTTTGATGCCGAAACACAGCGCACGACAGCCCAGCGGCAGGCTATCAACCTGACGGCTGCATCAGAAATTCTGTTAACTGACGACAGTATCCGCCAGTTCAGGCAGAAATTCAGAATGTCTTTTGGGGTGGTGACCGATAACCCGCTTTATGAGGCTGTTGCTGCCGGGCGAAAGCATGCGGGCATGGAGCACTGGCTGTCGTTCTTTTACGAAACGCCGGGCAGCTTCTTCGACTTTGCGCCTGATGGGTTGTTTTTCCTCGATCATCTGGCCGCAGAAGCTGCTGATGAGCGCTATGCGCAGGTCACGGATTATCACGCAGCACGCCTTGAAGACAGCGCGGACAAAAAGTCATCCTTCACCACAGAGCCCTATTACCCTGTCGCCCCGGAGACCATGTATCTGTCACGCAGCAGACTGGAAGAAAAGCTGTCGGCCCATCCTTTTCGTCAGTTAACGCCCTTTGCGCCGCCAGAACAGACGCGGGCCTTTGATTTTGGTGCGCGGCAGGGGCGTAGTTTCGCTGCGGAAAGAAGTGCCGGTAACGTCAACGTCTTCGATGCGCTCAATCAGCATATCAAGATGCTTCAAGGGGCTGGCAAGAAAGTGATTGTGGCAGGCTGGAGCGAAGGCTCCGCTGACAGAATGGGCACAGTCATGCGCGATCACGCCGTCAGCGTTACCAGCAATGTCATGAACTGGCGTCAGGCGCAGGAACAGGCGACTGATACAGCTGTGCTGGTCGCCCTTGGTGTGGAACACGGTTTCGAAACAGAAAAACTGGCAGTTATTGCAGAGCAGGATATTCTTGGCGACCGTCTTGTCAGGCGGCGTACGAAAAAGCGCGCTGATAACTTTCTGACCGAAGCAGCTTCTCTCTCCATCGGCGATCTGGTCGTACATGTGGACCATGGCATTGCACGGTATGAAGGTCTTCATACTGTCGATGTTGGTGGTGCGCCCCATGACTGCCTCAATCTTGTTTATGCCGGTGGTGACAAGTTGTACCTGCCTGTTGAAAACATTGAATTGCTGTCCCGGTTCGGGTCCGATGACCCCAATGCGCAACTGGACAGATTGGGCGGGGCAGGCTGGCAGAATCGCAAAGCCCGCCTGAAAGACCGCATCAAGATGATGGCCGCCGAACTCATCAAGATTGCGGCGAAAAGGGAAACAAAAAAAGCCGAAAGTCTGGATCCGCCAGCAGGTGCATATGATGAATTTTGCGCACGTTTTCCGTATGCTGAAACAGAAGATCAGGAGAACGCCATACAGGACGTTCTGGATGATCTGGCCATGGGCAGGCCGATGGATCGACTTATTTGTGGTGATGTCGGTTTCGGCAAGACAGAAGTTGCGCTGCGTGCAGCGTTCATTACAGCCATGAATGGTCAGCAAGTTGCCATTATCGCGCCGACGACACTGCTCGTGCGGCAGCATTTCAGGAACTTCATGGAGCGCTTTGCCGGTTTTCCGTTACAGGTCAAACAACTCTCCCGCATGGTCTCCACCAAGGAAGCGGGAGAGACCCGCAAGGGCATTACCGATGGAACAGTCGATATCGTGATCGGCACGCACGCGCTGCTTTCCAAGAACACGAAGTTTGATAGTCTCGGTCTAGTCATTGTTGATGAGGAGCAACATTTCGGGGTGAAGCACAAGGAACGGTTGAAAGAATTCAGGGCCGATACGCATGTGCTGACACTGACGGCGACACCTATTCCGCGTACGCTTCAATTATCCATGAGTGGTATTCGAGACCTGTCGCTTATAGCGACACCGCCGGTGGATCGACTGGCGGTCAGAACCAGTATTGGGCCTTTTGATTCCGTTGTGGCGCGCGAAACTTTATTGCGTGAGCATTACAGGGGCGGACAGAGCTTTTTTGTTGCACCGCGTATAGCCGACCTGAACTTCATCGCCGAGTTTTTGACAGAGCAAGTGCCGGAAGTGAAATTCAAGGTTGCTCATGGTCAGATGGCAGCGAGTGAACTGGAAGACATCATGAACGCATTTTATGATGGCAAGTTTGATGTACTTGTGGCGACAACAATCATTGAATCCGGCATTGATGTGCCAAGTGCAAATACACTGATTGTGCACAGAGCCGATATGTTCGGACTGGCGCAGCTTTATCAGATAAGGGGTCGGGTAGGGCGCTCCAAAGCAAGAGCCTACGCGTATCTCACGACATCCGCGCGAAAGAAAATGACAGCCGGGGCCGAACGCCGGTTGAAAGTGTTGCAGTCCCTGGACACGCTTGGGGCGGGCTTTACCCTGGCCTCGCACGATCTTGATATTCGCGGCGCTGGTAATCTTCTTGGTGAGGAGCAGTCTGGTAATATCAAGGAAGTTGGTGTCGAACTGTATCAGCACATGCTCGAAGAAGCGGTCGCTTCATTCCGCGAGGGTGGCGCCCTCGAGGAAACCTGGTCACCGCAGATCAACATCGGCGCAGCTGTCCTCATTCCTGATACTTATATTGAGGATCTCGATCTGAGAATGTCCCTGTACAGACGCCTTTCCAATCTGACAGAGCAGGATGAGCTTGATGCGTTCGGTGCAGAACTTATTGACCGCTTTGGCGCATTGCCTGCAGAGGTGGAGCATCTGCTGGAGATTGTTGCGATCAAGTCTCTGTGTCGTCAGGCAGGTGTTGCCAAGATTGACGCAGGTCCTAAAGGTGCTGTGGTCAGCTTCCGCAACAATGAATTTGCAAACCCGGCCGGTCTGGTCGAATTTATTGCGGCTTCACCTTATGATGTGAAATTACGCCCTGATCAAACCCTCGTCTTCAAACAGGCCTGGCCAGGAGAGAAGCAGCGCCTCAAGGGATGTCGTAAAATCCTGATGTTGCTTCTTGATATTGCCAGGAATGACTGA
- a CDS encoding PepSY domain-containing protein: MNRALLNRRLRQLHLWLGLAIGAQVGLWLISGLFMTWFPIENVRGEHLRASAPTPEIVWSHYNVALADVVTLAAKPVEQATATVLNGKPVWRVETDSGTVLIDAIAGEVISPLNESTARSIAFSSYAGAGQIISAEFLQVPPQEYGRAGPVWQISFSAPDKATFYVDPQTGEVKAVRTMLWRTFDFMWGLHIMDWSSRENFNSWWIRMTASLAVVFFLAGLGLALLRITNMLARRN; the protein is encoded by the coding sequence ATGAACAGGGCATTGCTCAACCGGCGCTTGCGCCAACTGCATCTTTGGCTTGGCCTCGCCATTGGGGCGCAGGTTGGCCTGTGGTTGATCAGTGGTCTCTTCATGACCTGGTTTCCGATTGAAAATGTCAGGGGGGAACATTTGCGCGCCAGTGCGCCAACGCCCGAGATTGTATGGTCTCACTATAATGTTGCCCTTGCAGATGTGGTCACACTGGCGGCTAAACCAGTTGAGCAGGCAACGGCAACGGTGCTGAATGGCAAACCGGTCTGGCGTGTCGAGACAGATAGCGGGACAGTGCTGATTGACGCTATTGCGGGTGAGGTTATTTCCCCACTGAATGAGTCAACTGCACGCAGCATTGCGTTTTCGTCTTATGCAGGGGCAGGGCAGATTATCTCTGCGGAATTTCTACAGGTGCCGCCGCAGGAATATGGTCGCGCTGGTCCGGTCTGGCAAATCAGTTTCAGCGCACCGGACAAGGCGACGTTCTACGTCGATCCGCAGACGGGTGAGGTAAAGGCTGTGAGAACCATGCTTTGGCGTACATTCGATTTCATGTGGGGACTGCACATTATGGACTGGTCCAGCCGCGAGAATTTCAATTCCTGGTGGATCAGGATGACGGCATCGCTCGCGGTGGTGTTCTTCCTCGCGGGATTGGGGCTCGCGTTGTTGCGCATAACCAACATGCTGGCGCGACGAAACTGA
- a CDS encoding histidine phosphatase family protein, whose product MSGMMGRRRLYLMRHGHVDYFAEDVTDFRQVPLTETGRHQAEAAGKALAGVRFDAVYHSGLPRTMQTAEIVMSCNEASDGLTHISSPGMEELRGGVYVTDSREELAARLAFSFEMASEEGAEFLPGGEKFSEAYQRITAAFEDMILSQEWRTALLVAHEGVNRLLLSYISKAGLGGIAAFEQDLACINVLDADIVPDENDTPRIQRIILKAINVTPYDDVKQALYKTSLEHLFDIDFKGRRLAPEM is encoded by the coding sequence ATGTCAGGAATGATGGGCAGGCGCCGCCTTTATCTGATGCGCCACGGACACGTTGATTACTTCGCTGAAGATGTGACTGACTTTCGTCAGGTTCCACTGACCGAAACCGGTCGGCATCAGGCTGAAGCTGCCGGTAAGGCTCTGGCCGGAGTCAGGTTTGATGCGGTTTATCATTCCGGCCTTCCCAGAACGATGCAGACAGCAGAAATCGTCATGTCATGTAATGAAGCATCCGACGGTCTGACCCATATTAGCTCGCCCGGCATGGAAGAGTTGCGCGGCGGTGTCTACGTGACTGACAGCCGTGAAGAACTTGCTGCCAGGCTTGCTTTTTCATTCGAAATGGCGAGTGAGGAAGGCGCAGAATTTCTGCCTGGCGGAGAGAAATTTTCTGAGGCATATCAACGCATAACGGCAGCTTTTGAAGATATGATCTTAAGTCAAGAGTGGCGAACGGCGCTCCTTGTGGCTCATGAAGGCGTTAATCGCCTGCTGCTGAGTTACATCAGCAAGGCTGGCCTTGGCGGTATCGCTGCTTTTGAGCAGGATCTTGCCTGCATTAACGTCCTGGATGCAGATATTGTTCCGGATGAAAACGACACGCCCCGGATTCAACGCATCATCCTCAAGGCTATCAATGTGACGCCTTACGACGATGTGAAGCAGGCCCTGTACAAGACCAGCCTTGAGCATCTTTTCGACATAGATTTCAAAGGACGGCGTCTGGCACCGGAAATGTGA
- a CDS encoding dienelactone hydrolase family protein, whose translation MASTPPTRRALLASVTGAVAAGTVPVGNASATDKSETVDYPPFATRELFKSDDITHPVYIDGTGPGVLLMHELPGMVPEFWRFAHWLKEAGFTVFAPDLYEDKLRGPTPPSLSANLARACISREIHLFAQNASSPVTQWLRKLATHIHEQCGGPGVGAIGMCMTGNFALSLVLDAPVIAPVASQPAMPISVLSRRSRAALHMSAKEKQALQERKAVDVMALRFKGDPSCTKARFDAIEALVGPERFNRIELDDRHQNPDGNPFPHAVLTRDLIDAEGSATLAARDAVFSFLQSRLIETP comes from the coding sequence ATGGCCAGCACGCCTCCCACGAGAAGAGCATTGCTGGCTTCTGTAACGGGGGCGGTTGCAGCTGGCACTGTGCCAGTGGGCAACGCATCGGCGACTGACAAAAGCGAAACAGTCGACTATCCGCCTTTTGCGACACGCGAGCTGTTCAAGTCAGACGATATTACGCATCCGGTATATATCGACGGGACAGGCCCGGGTGTTCTTCTGATGCATGAATTACCGGGCATGGTGCCTGAATTCTGGCGCTTTGCCCACTGGCTTAAAGAGGCGGGCTTCACGGTTTTTGCGCCGGATCTTTACGAGGATAAATTACGTGGCCCGACGCCCCCATCCCTGTCTGCAAATCTGGCAAGAGCCTGCATATCCAGGGAAATTCACCTTTTTGCACAAAATGCGTCCAGCCCTGTCACACAATGGCTGCGTAAACTGGCAACGCACATTCATGAGCAATGTGGCGGGCCGGGAGTTGGGGCAATCGGCATGTGCATGACAGGCAATTTTGCCCTGTCACTGGTGCTCGACGCCCCCGTGATTGCGCCGGTGGCCTCGCAGCCTGCCATGCCGATCAGTGTTCTTTCCAGGCGGTCGAGAGCGGCCTTGCATATGTCAGCTAAAGAAAAGCAGGCTTTGCAGGAGCGTAAGGCAGTTGATGTGATGGCACTGCGTTTCAAAGGTGATCCAAGCTGCACCAAGGCAAGATTTGATGCGATTGAGGCATTGGTCGGGCCGGAGAGGTTCAACCGCATCGAACTCGATGACAGGCACCAGAACCCCGATGGCAATCCGTTCCCCCATGCGGTGCTGACGAGAGACCTGATTGATGCAGAGGGCTCGGCGACGCTGGCGGCCCGTGACGCGGTCTTCAGTTTTTTGCAAAGTCGATTGATCGAGACGCCGTAA